TCTCCTATATCCATCTTTCCCATGGATCGTTTTATTTGCACAATGTACCGAAGGGAATAACATTCTATGGTCGGATGGTGAACTCTTCTATGATAGTGGCAATACCGCCCGTGTGTCTTATCCGCCGCGGTAGGTTCTGCTGACACGGGTGGCAGGGTTTCTTCCTTGTTCGACACCCATTGTTCCAAAAGTCCTATTATCCGTTCTTTACTGCACGGTAATGGTGGAAGCGGGTTAGATCTTCCTCTATCCGCTCTTCCTCCCCTTCTGCCGGATTGACCTCCACGATAAGAGCCAAAAACAGCTCCTCCTTTTCCTCTTTCAATTCCTTGATCATTGAAAGCTGCTACAGATGCGGTGTTGACTGAATGTTGTTGCCAAGTGTGACCGTTCGCACAATCTAATATCCGGTCCACAACCTCTTCAACCTCCACAAaggtttgaaatttgaattttgtcaTATTTATACGAAAAACAGTATCCATTCCTATGATGCAAATTTCCACCAGACGCTCCTCTGGGATATTCTCGTGGCATTCTAACGTAAAGTCTCGGAATCGAGTGATGTAATTGCCGATCTCTTCTCCTACCCATTGGGTGCACCTTCCAAAATCTATTGCCGTGGCCCTTCTTTGAGCGGAGtagaatttcttcaataaaagttGTACCATGGCAGTCTATGAACTAATATTTCCGGGTTTTAAGTTATCGTACCATGTAAAAGCATTGTATGTCAACGACTTTGGGAAAACCTCATGCAAAGGCTTTTATTTTGAGAACGACTCATATGCTCTCgcgctttcctttttcctctgtAGGTTTTAAACTTGGGTGATGTGTAATCCTCCGGATACAAGTAGTCGGAGACTTCCACGGAATATGGTGATTCCAGCGTGTCATAGGCATCATGCTTTATCACCCGATAATTGGTCTCTAGATATTTTACAATCGCGTCCTCCGTCATGCCCGGGATAGTATTCCTAGCACTGACCATTCTGGGGATTGTTACGTTTTTCTCTCTCGCTCGCTTGTCTCTGCTGCGGTCTTTTCTTTAAGAATTTCCCCTTTCTTATGGGATGCTCCCCTGGGATGCTCCTCCTCCTTGCACAATGGGCGTAGCGACTACTGCTCGAAAGCGTATCTCCTCATCACTTTCTTCACGCACGTCTTCTACAGAAACATGATTCGGGTTTGGGGGTACTTCGCCTGCTAGTATTTCCTGGCTCACACTTGGGAGTATCATGCTGGAAAAGAGGCTAAgaacctcccactatggtcgcaatGTTGATGGGGTAAAATGTGGGAAGGgggaactagccctaatcacagaaagtactcccaaggtgTAGAGAGGTTTATGAGAGGTAATGGTGGATTAATGATGTCTCGATTAGTGTGCCCTCTTTCCTTTTTATAATGACCATCTTATGAATAAGTGCCCATAAGAttaacatattactaaactaccatttccctttccttaagttaataccaaaccctaaaAGGCTTTCTTCTTGGGCTGAAGCCCATCCAACCTGACATGGTCTTGGATAGACTAGAGCTACCCCATCCtaatgggttaggcctagtcccctAGTCTCTCCATCCTAAAGGGACCCTTGATAGGTTAAGGGGTCGTCTATCTTAGGATTGGTTATCTTCATGTATCAACaataatgaactttgattggCTGTTCATTTGAAAAAAATAACTCTGATTTTTTATAATAATTGGGTGTTCACTTTGACAAATGAACTctaatttttgttcataataTTGAACTTTGATTGGGTGTTCATTCGAGAGAATGAACTCAGTCTTTTATGAATGCATCTGAATCTacaaaaaacattaccaaacacCTGATACTTCATCAAACAGAATGAACTCCTACAACAAAATAAGTTGGAAGTTTAGAGTTCATCAGAGAAAATGAACTCAAATAattatggaaatagaaaagttacGGAAATTAATACTAATATAGtacggaagggtatttttgtccgttttatattttcaaataattatggaccaaacacaAAACgcgttttcccaaaggaccaAATAGACTTGGGGCCACTTATAAAAGAACCAAACGATTATTTGCCCAAAAAATAATAGGTGATGAAATATATTTCTAAACTGTAACGGGCGACTCAACGTACTATTAGTTGCTCGCAATTTGATGTCAATATTTCATCCATGAAATCTCGTGGAAATTGAATAATTATCCCTCATTTCCATGAGTCATCACCAATATCCTTCAAAAACTTTATAAATGTCCTTAATTGAAAAAAATCGAAATTTTTAACAAAAACATGATTATATAATTCCTCATTTGACCTCATCTCTAACcttccttgatttttcttctccgAACTCAGGAAGTTTTAATCGCTCTCAGCACCACCATCTCCGTCGCTCATACCACCACTACCATCTCGATCGTTTCCACCAGAACCAACACTACCATTTCCGTCACGTCCACCACCATTATCATACAGTGATTAGAAATCTTCCGGTTTCAAAATTGATTCCAGAAAATATTTGTAAGGCTTCAGAAACCTAATTACGTCAATTTCATATGATTTTCCTAACTTGATTTATGATTAAAGCATAGATCTATAATTATCTCGTCTCAATCTCACTTTTGTGGTAAAATTTCGAAAAGAAATTAACCAGATTTTTTCTAGGATTCTTAGATGAATCATTTAACTCTTAATTTGCATCTCAATTAAAAATTCTAACATCATATTTGAACTCGTGGGTGTTGTTGCATGATTGTTAGTGTGTTTGAGTAGATTATTTATTGATATGTGGATGAATGCACGAGATGtatttgtaatttttgtttttttaatttggtTGTTCATATGGTTATAATTCTTGTTTATGGAGCTTCGTATTTAGGTGGGTTTTTTTTGTAAAGAAATGTTTGAAGGGAAATAAAAACTGTTCCAGAAAACAATTACTGTGGATGGTATTGTTTTGATTTGGTTTTATGCTTGTTACTGATTTTTAACATATTTATAGTGAACTTGGTTAAAATGATATATGTTGCATGTAATACTAATGGGTAGTTACAACATAAGTTGGAGTATGTGGGGATATGGTaggagtggtggtggaagaagagcATAGTTGTCCCTGTTAAAGTAATGTACCCTCATGAAACAAGAGATTTAGATGTACATAGATGTACAGTTGTATGCCACTGCTTGTTAAGACACTTGTACCATATTTATAACTATTTTGTCTTACTGCTTAGGATCCTAGAGCAATTGTGTTTACATGGAGTAAATGCGTGGAGGCCTAGTCTGCATAAGCCACCTGGGGAAGCATGTTCCAATGTATTATTATGAAGCTATCTGCTTTTCATTCCTCAATGTATAAGAAAATAACGTATAAGAAATCTGGAATCTATTTTGTGATACCTTTCTCTCCGTATATAAGTCATTATTTCTCTTGTGCGGTGCTACAGAGAGTAGGTACAATTTTAGAGTTACTAAGGTAGGTACAAGCTTAGAGGGTAGAACTAAGTGCATGCGTCCCCTTCGTTTGAAATTTAAAACTAGTACTTATGAGTGTTAAATTGTTTTGCAGAGATACATTTACTTGAGCAGAACTGAGAAATGGGATCTTTGTAGAAGGTATCACAAGCGAATAGAGAGAGAATTTGGATCTTTGTAGAAGGTAAGTCctaatttttatgggatcaattcctgttgttgatcccatttatggaTCAACTCATGTTACTGACGCGACTTTTACGGGATCAATTACGgctgttgatccaattttttatggatcaactactgctGTCGGTCCCATTTTTATGCTTGGATTTTATAAATGTAGATTCTTCAAATattgaatttgtggtgcaatggtagcatgactgactccatgtcagatgatgcgtgttcgactcacgccaagttcactcgtATGTCATTTTTTTGTGTTAAATTTCGTTGTTGACTCCATTTACAtagatcaactattgttgttgatccctaaattggatcaacttctgttgttgatcctttttttttttggatcaactactgttgttgatcccctaagttggataaacttctactgtggatcctttttttttggatcagctactgttgttgatacaaaatatctaaaccagtggtggcggcggcgggtgGTAACGGTGGCGGATTGATGGCAGCGTCAGTGGCGGATTAGTGGTGGCTGTGGCGGCAGTGGTGGTGGAAGACTGTCGGTGGTGGTGGAgtcagtggtggtggcggactggtagtggtggtggcggacaggTGGTGGTGtcggactggtggtggtggagttagtggtggtggCAGACAGGTGGTGGTGGAGTCAGTAGTGGTGGTcgactggtggtggtggagtcagtggtggtggtgtgtcggactggtggtggtggagtcggtggtggtggcggactggtggtggtggagtcggtggtggtggcggactggtggtggtggagtcggtggtggtggcggaatggtggtggtggtggtagacaGGTGATGGTGGAGTCGGTGGTGGCCGACTGGCGGTGGCGGactggtggcggttggtaggtggtggtcgttgaaggttggtggtggaatggttgttggtgagggtattaaggtaatctaatatcaaatggataaggttattaaaaagtagggatatATATATTGTTGTATAAGTATATTTATTGGATGTCAAAAGTTggaacatataaataatgtacccttaAATCTTGCCGAATATCTCCTAAGAgatctaagagcatctccaatagagggtgaaagtcttattttttttatgacacataggattttagaccctcatTTATATTAATTTTATCTCCAACAGTGGGTCCTATTAAATAGGAAGGGTGTCATaataaatatgaaggtcttagaaaaagtcttatttagacctttGGAATGACCTCCTCGTCatttttttaatcatattttaaatttttactttttaATAACTTTTTCTGAACCAATAAAAAAAGGGAATCAATTTTAtcattatccaaaaaaaaaaacaaatcctcaAAATAAGACCCCACACTGTTGGAGATAGTCCATGAGCAAAACATTGCTATTTTTGTCACATACATATGACCCCATAAATAAgaatttttaaataaaaattccaCATATAATTTTTAGAAATACTCTAAGAGATCGGAGGTCCTGGCATTTGGAACACCTTTACCATGTTGGGAAATCTATTCAAGAACTGATGATTCCACTTGCAAGTTAGTACTTCGCCTTAAGAattttttgttggaaaattaGATACAATTTTCACATGCATGCAAACCTCTGCAGTAAACGCCATTCTAGAGTTGGGTTGAGGTATTCAAGGAAACAAAATATGCTTAcatatttttgtaattatttaaATATCAATAGTATATTATCTTAGTGTTTTTAGTGGCGATCCCCAAAAACTTGTGGGTAATTTTTTTATTCTCAACCCATAGATAAGTTTATGGTATGTCCTAATAATGGTTTGGAGAATACCTAAATGTCCttctataatcggtagtttaggATTGGTTTTAGCAACCGATTATGATTTCTATAATCGGTATTTTAGGATTGATTTTAACAACCGATTatgattttgttcttcttttctttgttttgaaaaaaataaatttggGCTACTATCAAATCGGTATATAATAAACATCACACAACTACCAATTGTAAAAGTAGAGAAATCCGAAATTTCATTTGCTTTGCAAAAATTGAATTTGGGTCTACTAACACAATCGGTAGATTgtgaacatcacgaaactaccaattataaaattagaaatttaaaaTTTTGGGCTACTATcaaaatcggtagataataaacattatCTACCTaacgattgtgaaaatagagaaattccaaattccattggtttttgaaaattttaaatttggggctactaccacaatcgtTATAAaatgaacatcatgaaactaTCGATTGTACattcggtagataataaacatcacgaaactaccgattgtgaaaatagagaaattcaaaattccattggtttttgaaaattttgaatttgggactaTTACCACAATCGGTGGATAAAAAACATCATGAACTACCTATTATGTTTGTGTAGAGAATTTGAAAATTTAAGAATTTTGTCAAAAATCCAATTTTCGGACTACTTTGTAATCGGGAAGTTAAACGaacatttactaccgattatgttatttcatttactaccgattatgcttGTGGAGAGAATTCGAAAATTTAAGAATTTTGACACAATCCAATATTGGGGATGCATTGTGATCGGAAGCCACTTAAATGTCATTGTCTATCAATTACAAATATATTTTGTCCAAGTAGTTTACAATCGGTAGATGTGGTAAtccattatctaccgattctgggtagcttgaccattaaaaaaatttcatgatgTTTTCCTGATCGTAaacttaactaccgattatgagtAGTTTCTCCCGATTATAAACTTACCTACCGATTACGAAGGGTAGTTTTGCCATTAAGAAAAAATGAAGATAAGGGATAGCTTCGTTTTACGTTTgcgtgacccgtttttgtcttatGTGTCGCCCCTAATTTTTTCGGGATCGTCTCTAAAAATGCCATGGTTACTAAGTAATTTTCTCTTTTACTATTTAGTAGACTCTTGGGAAGGGTATGTGATAAGACGACATTCTAAACCTATGCGTGTGTGTACATATATATAGTGGATTTTGTGAGCAAAGTTCGACTTAATAAGGAGGGTGGCATAGGAGGGTGGAATCACAAGATGCTCTAGGAGTTTATATAttagtttaggaaatatattTTAAGTTTTGGTAATAATATTTTGATATATAAGAAAATGAATTATTATTCGTTATGAGTTATTTATATAAAGAGTTtcatattttgataaaaaaaaatttaattagtaAAAATAGGCTGGACAGTGGTATCTCGGAATTATGAGTTTTAGATAATAAATTCATTTCACGCTTCTGCCCTAGTCAAGTTGGGATCATTATAATGAAATTTTTTGTTCTTGGCTGCTCCAGCCAATATGCCCGAGTAGTTTTTGTGATTATGTTTGTCTCTTTTGCTTAGCATATTTAGTTTTTCTTTGacaaattgataaaaaaaaaaaaaccaacaaacaaacaaacaaagatAAATGATATTTTGAATTTGAGGAAAATTGCCGGAAAAAGCAATGCCGACATAGCTCCCTTGAAATTAAGACAAGTAACAACAGTATAAAAGTGGGAAATAACTAATTAATAATTCTTAAATGAAAATAGTGTTGTTGTGAAGAATACTTCCAAGTAGAGGGCATTGCAATTTTGAGATCTTCTTGTTCGGTGCAGGGAGATGGTCTACTTTATACCTCTAACTTCTAGAAGTTATAGTTGCAAGAAAATCATCAACTGATCTAACAGAAGACCCTTTCGCATGATCATCACTTATATCGTCTCTCATTGCAGCTCTAATTTTTTCAGCAATCACCATCGCCTTCTTCCTCATTAGTTCTCCTTTATTACCATCCATTACGTCGTCAATTATTTTCTTCACATCCTCACTAAACACTTCTCCATCAACTCTAGCCAATTCCGTACAAACACCCATTTCCTCTTCCATCATCTTAGAATTATAACATTGTTCTCCTTCTAAAGGCCACCCAATTATAGGTACACCTTGACTCAAACTCTCTAACACTGAATTCCATCCGCAATGACTAAGAAAAGCACCTGTTGACTTATGGCATACTATCTCCAGCTGGGGTGCCCATTTTTTCACTAACAAccctttttgagattttttcattCTCCCAACAAATCCTTCAGGTAACCATTCCCATTTGAATTCAGATTCTATATCAAATTCACTTGGTGGTCTTAATACCCATATGAAGCATTTTCCACTTTTCTCCAAACCCAAAGCTAATTCCCTCATTTTTGATGTTCTTATTGTGTTTTGAGAACCAAAAGAAATATATACAACTGAAGATGGTTTTTTATGATTCAACCACTCTATACAATTCTCTGGAGATATCCCAAATTTTTTTCCTGCCGTCCTTAAGTTTGAAACAGCACCCCCATTGCCTAGTAAAAATGGTGGAAGTAAAGGACCAATAGTCCAAACCGGTTTGGGATCCATATAACTTCTTAGAGTTTCCAGTCCCAAAACTTCTATCTCTTCAACAGAGTTACACAGCATTCCATCTGATTTCAGTGACAGAGAAATCTGTTTCTGTAAGAATATAGCAAAT
This portion of the Papaver somniferum cultivar HN1 chromosome 11, ASM357369v1, whole genome shotgun sequence genome encodes:
- the LOC113323864 gene encoding UDP-glycosyltransferase 92A1-like; its protein translation is MNTQQQDDHIIMFPFMAQGHIIPFLALAKLISQRKPNTKITLVSTPLNIKYLHSALTAETSTAYKNISLAELPFSCTDHGLPPNSDNTDSLPSHLIVSLFHASETLKPSFDNLITEIIRTEKRIPGCIISDVFLGWVNETAKRVGTLHFSFTTCGGYGTAAYFSIYLYLPHRKNDDSNDLIQEFHLPKFPDTCRLHVSQLTLNLRETDKETPFAIFLQKQISLSLKSDGMLCNSVEEIEVLGLETLRSYMDPKPVWTIGPLLPPFLLGNGGAVSNLRTAGKKFGISPENCIEWLNHKKPSSVVYISFGSQNTIRTSKMRELALGLEKSGKCFIWVLRPPSEFDIESEFKWEWLPEGFVGRMKKSQKGLLVKKWAPQLEIVCHKSTGAFLSHCGWNSVLESLSQGVPIIGWPLEGEQCYNSKMMEEEMGVCTELARVDGEVFSEDVKKIIDDVMDGNKGELMRKKAMVIAEKIRAAMRDDISDDHAKGSSVRSVDDFLATITSRS